The following are encoded in a window of Natrinema sp. HArc-T2 genomic DNA:
- a CDS encoding acyl-CoA dehydrogenase family protein has product MSLIENALSDEHREFRDRAATFAEEVVEPEADRIERTDEFPRDVIEAAGERGLLGIMLPEAYGGADSDFVSYCLAVEQIAQASGAVAETIQGHTFAALPIANFGTEAQKEEYLEPMAQGEAVGSMLLTEPDAGSSPTELSTVAEETEDGYALSGEKAFGTNAGVADIHLVVARKRPAPEEGHGVSVFLAPSADGRDGFDFDRTEFMGMRGHVTGDSTLENVDIDESAVLGEIGQGFRIAMGTIDMARTGLGAIGTGIATAAFEEAVDYAGDREQGGQPVGEYQAVQVLVADMDAKLDAARHLVYDSATAIASGNGSTRQSSKAKYVASDAAEFVTRNAMQVYGGKGYRTDLPLERYYRDAKILSIIGGTTEIQKTTVASEALGL; this is encoded by the coding sequence ATGAGCCTCATCGAGAACGCACTCTCTGACGAGCACCGCGAGTTCCGTGACCGAGCAGCAACGTTTGCCGAGGAGGTCGTCGAACCGGAAGCCGATCGGATCGAACGGACTGACGAGTTCCCACGCGACGTGATCGAAGCGGCGGGCGAGCGGGGACTGTTAGGGATCATGCTTCCCGAAGCGTACGGCGGTGCGGACTCGGATTTCGTTTCCTACTGTCTGGCGGTCGAACAGATCGCACAGGCCAGCGGTGCCGTCGCCGAAACGATTCAGGGTCACACGTTCGCAGCGCTCCCGATCGCGAACTTCGGCACTGAAGCCCAAAAGGAAGAATACCTCGAGCCGATGGCGCAAGGTGAAGCCGTCGGGTCGATGTTGCTGACGGAACCGGACGCCGGTAGCTCGCCGACCGAGCTGTCGACGGTCGCCGAGGAAACCGAAGACGGGTATGCGCTCAGCGGTGAGAAGGCGTTCGGAACGAACGCCGGCGTCGCGGATATCCATCTTGTCGTCGCTCGAAAACGGCCCGCGCCCGAGGAGGGCCACGGCGTAAGCGTGTTTCTCGCACCTAGTGCCGACGGACGGGACGGGTTCGACTTCGACCGGACGGAGTTCATGGGAATGCGCGGCCACGTGACGGGAGATTCGACGCTCGAAAACGTCGACATCGACGAGTCCGCGGTACTTGGCGAGATCGGACAGGGGTTCCGAATCGCGATGGGAACGATCGATATGGCCAGAACCGGACTGGGTGCGATCGGGACCGGAATCGCGACCGCTGCCTTCGAGGAAGCCGTCGACTATGCGGGAGACCGCGAGCAAGGCGGACAGCCCGTTGGCGAGTACCAGGCCGTGCAGGTTCTCGTCGCAGACATGGATGCCAAACTCGACGCGGCGCGGCATCTCGTCTACGACTCGGCGACGGCTATCGCATCCGGAAACGGCAGTACGCGCCAGTCGAGCAAAGCGAAGTACGTCGCGAGCGACGCCGCCGAGTTCGTCACTCGAAACGCAATGCAGGTCTACGGCGGGAAGGGATACCGGACGGATCTGCCGCTCGAGCGATACTACCGGGATGCGAAGATCCTGAGTATCATCGGTGGAACAACGGAGATTCAGAAGACAACGGTCGCGAGTGAAGCACTCGGGTTATAA
- a CDS encoding aldehyde dehydrogenase yields MSYTGPTDLYINGDWIAADGNQTFTTEDPATEETYAELAEASEEDVDRAVEAAFDAVDRDSEWRSLDPRERGSYLDAMADAIEDRKDEIVRVESRDNGKTPFEATLDVDMVIDTFRYYAGWTDKIEGDEVPVPGDRLNYTVREPVGVTGHVIPWNYPFQLAGRSLAPALACGNTAVLKPSSTTPLSALYYALAADEAGIPDGVVNVVPGRGSTAGNRLVEHPDVDHIAFTGSTGVGKGVMERASQNVTGVTLELGGKGPNIVYPDADLDAAAAGCHYGIFMNAGQMCWAGSRLLVHESVHDEVVDRVVERAEAIPLGSGIDDDGQMGPTVSESHQQEVLDYIETGKAEGATVATGGGVPANKDTGYFVEPTVFTDVTNDMTIAQEEIFGPVLSVIEFSDQEEAIEIANDSPYGLMAGIWTNDLKTAHQTAEYLDYGMVSINEYPVTQPQTPFGGFKQSGYGREQGTEALQEYTQTKNVNVNLE; encoded by the coding sequence ATGAGTTACACCGGTCCAACAGACCTGTATATCAACGGCGACTGGATTGCCGCCGATGGCAACCAGACGTTTACGACTGAAGACCCAGCAACGGAGGAGACCTATGCGGAGCTCGCAGAAGCCAGCGAGGAAGACGTCGATCGTGCCGTCGAGGCAGCGTTCGATGCGGTCGACCGAGACAGTGAGTGGCGCTCGCTCGATCCCCGAGAGCGCGGCTCGTATCTCGACGCCATGGCAGACGCGATCGAAGACCGGAAAGACGAGATCGTCCGCGTCGAGTCTCGAGACAACGGCAAGACGCCGTTCGAAGCTACTCTCGACGTCGATATGGTCATCGACACGTTCCGCTACTACGCCGGCTGGACCGACAAGATCGAGGGCGACGAGGTACCGGTCCCCGGCGACCGACTGAACTACACCGTTCGAGAGCCGGTCGGCGTCACCGGACACGTCATCCCGTGGAATTACCCCTTCCAGCTCGCCGGACGGAGTCTCGCACCAGCGCTCGCGTGTGGAAACACGGCCGTTCTCAAGCCCTCGAGCACGACGCCACTGTCAGCACTGTACTACGCGCTCGCTGCAGACGAGGCAGGCATCCCCGATGGCGTGGTGAACGTCGTTCCCGGTCGCGGGAGCACGGCAGGAAACAGACTCGTCGAACACCCCGATGTCGACCACATCGCGTTCACCGGAAGTACGGGCGTCGGCAAAGGCGTCATGGAGCGTGCCTCACAGAACGTCACTGGTGTCACCCTCGAGCTTGGCGGCAAAGGGCCAAACATCGTCTACCCAGATGCTGACCTCGACGCCGCTGCTGCCGGGTGTCACTACGGCATCTTCATGAACGCTGGTCAGATGTGCTGGGCCGGCTCGCGACTGCTCGTCCACGAATCGGTCCACGACGAGGTCGTCGACCGGGTCGTCGAACGAGCCGAGGCGATCCCGCTGGGCAGCGGTATCGACGACGACGGCCAGATGGGGCCGACCGTTAGCGAGAGCCACCAGCAAGAGGTCCTCGACTACATCGAGACCGGCAAAGCCGAAGGTGCAACCGTCGCGACCGGCGGCGGCGTTCCCGCGAACAAAGACACTGGCTACTTCGTTGAGCCGACCGTCTTTACCGACGTGACGAACGATATGACGATCGCACAGGAGGAGATTTTCGGCCCTGTGCTCTCGGTCATCGAGTTCTCTGACCAGGAGGAAGCGATCGAAATCGCCAACGACTCGCCGTACGGACTCATGGCGGGCATCTGGACGAACGACCTGAAAACGGCCCACCAGACCGCCGAGTACCTCGACTACGGCATGGTGAGCATCAACGAATATCCCGTGACCCAGCCACAGACGCCGTTCGGCGGCTTCAAACAGAGCGGCTACGGGCGCGAACAGGGGACCGAGGCACTGCAGGAGTACACCCAGACCAAAAACGTCAACGTCAACCTCGAGTAA
- a CDS encoding beta-ketoacyl synthase N-terminal-like domain-containing protein: MRDAYVLGAGQSSFGSFPEETYLSLFDDAFDAAMDSVDTTIDPEQIDEAFLGTLGVGGRQIGLSGPAVTEHLGLHGVPTTRVENACAASGYAFRQAVTAVRSGLVDVALAGGYEVMTDASSDHTRWWLGVSGETEWERMSGTTFAGVYAQMASAYMDEYDAEIDDLSRVAVKNHGNGAQNPKAHLGFECSLEDASAAPSVADPLNLYHCCPTTDGASAVLVVSEDVAREHSDTLVRVAGAGASSGRVGLFQRESLTSIPASVRAGEDAYEAAGIEPSDLDFAEIHDCFAIAELLAYEDLGFCERGEAGRLLREGVTDPDGELPTNTSGGLKSKGHPIGATGTGQVVEAFKQLRGEAYVQVDDPKYGLTHNVGGSGGGVTVHIFEKEPMEGSA; the protein is encoded by the coding sequence ATGCGAGATGCATACGTACTCGGAGCTGGACAGTCATCGTTCGGCTCGTTTCCAGAAGAGACGTATCTCTCGCTGTTCGACGACGCGTTCGACGCGGCGATGGACAGCGTGGATACGACGATCGACCCAGAACAGATCGACGAGGCGTTTCTCGGAACGCTCGGCGTCGGTGGCCGCCAGATCGGTCTGTCTGGGCCAGCAGTAACTGAACACCTCGGACTTCACGGCGTTCCGACGACGCGCGTCGAAAACGCCTGTGCTGCCAGCGGCTACGCGTTCCGACAGGCGGTGACTGCCGTCCGTTCGGGACTCGTCGATGTCGCACTGGCCGGTGGCTACGAGGTGATGACCGACGCGAGTTCCGACCACACGCGCTGGTGGCTCGGCGTCAGCGGCGAGACCGAGTGGGAACGAATGAGCGGGACGACGTTCGCCGGTGTCTACGCCCAGATGGCAAGCGCCTACATGGACGAATACGATGCCGAGATAGATGATCTCAGCCGCGTCGCAGTGAAAAACCATGGGAACGGCGCACAGAATCCCAAGGCACACCTCGGCTTCGAGTGCTCGCTCGAGGATGCCTCCGCTGCCCCGTCGGTCGCAGATCCGCTCAATCTCTATCACTGTTGTCCGACGACCGACGGCGCGAGCGCCGTCCTCGTCGTGAGCGAAGACGTTGCCAGAGAACACAGCGATACGCTGGTCCGCGTCGCCGGTGCTGGTGCCTCGAGTGGCCGGGTCGGACTGTTCCAGCGCGAATCGCTCACCTCGATTCCAGCGAGTGTTCGTGCGGGAGAAGACGCCTACGAGGCTGCGGGAATCGAACCATCGGATCTCGACTTCGCGGAGATCCACGACTGTTTCGCCATCGCAGAACTGCTGGCCTACGAGGACCTTGGATTCTGTGAGCGTGGCGAAGCCGGTCGACTGCTCCGGGAGGGGGTTACCGACCCTGACGGCGAACTGCCGACCAACACCAGCGGCGGGCTGAAATCGAAAGGCCATCCGATCGGGGCAACCGGGACCGGTCAGGTCGTCGAAGCCTTCAAACAGCTCCGCGGCGAGGCGTACGTTCAGGTCGACGATCCGAAATACGGGCTCACACACAACGTCGGCGGCAGCGGCGGTGGTGTGACCGTCCATATCTTTGAGAAGGAACCAATGGAGGGGTCAGCATGA
- a CDS encoding IclR family transcriptional regulator, giving the protein MGDKTGRKLQTTATSLEVIEALQERDGGRVTELADALELAPSTVHSHLTTLLAKGYAVKEGDEYYLSLRFLEHGEYVRNRKNAYRNAKSYTEKLAKETDCRVVFAIEENRRGVYMYTSSGKHAVWTYSTIGKRFYLHQTAAGKAILSRLSRKPVEEIIDRWGLPSATENTITNTETLLDQLETIRERGIAFNYEEQLEGIKAVGIPVNGSDGRVIGAFSVASPAQRLTNEQFEEDIPNILSGVANEFELELSLS; this is encoded by the coding sequence ATGGGTGACAAAACCGGGCGAAAGCTACAGACAACAGCTACTTCGCTCGAGGTCATAGAGGCGCTTCAAGAGCGTGACGGCGGGCGAGTCACGGAGCTGGCCGATGCGCTCGAGTTGGCTCCAAGTACGGTCCATTCTCATCTGACAACGCTACTGGCGAAGGGTTACGCCGTTAAAGAGGGCGACGAGTACTATCTCAGCCTTCGATTTCTCGAACACGGTGAGTACGTTCGCAATAGGAAAAACGCCTACAGGAATGCGAAATCGTATACGGAGAAACTCGCCAAAGAAACCGACTGCAGAGTCGTGTTTGCGATCGAAGAAAACAGACGCGGTGTCTACATGTACACATCCTCGGGAAAACACGCAGTCTGGACGTATTCGACCATCGGTAAGCGGTTCTATCTGCATCAAACTGCCGCTGGGAAGGCCATTCTATCGAGGCTTTCTCGAAAGCCCGTTGAGGAAATAATTGACCGATGGGGGCTCCCTTCGGCGACGGAGAACACGATAACTAACACTGAAACGCTTCTTGACCAACTCGAGACGATTCGCGAGAGGGGAATCGCGTTCAACTACGAGGAACAACTTGAAGGCATCAAAGCCGTCGGTATTCCCGTAAATGGATCCGACGGTCGCGTCATCGGAGCGTTCAGCGTCGCCAGTCCAGCCCAACGACTCACCAACGAACAGTTCGAAGAGGACATTCCGAACATCTTGTCCGGTGTCGCCAATGAATTCGAACTCGAGCTATCTCTTTCATGA
- the rdfA gene encoding rod-determining factor RdfA: MTDIEDSETDESSCGCKLGRVADKYDLSGLDNDLIAYWTGDADEQLSTRQLATYVNQQILSAALANADIPPREGEIENTYRLLTDDDVSSGTRVQTRNELQRDGVPVEQVESDFVSHQTVYNHLTKCLETELEKPSDEEQLERSREKLAALQNRTEAVTSDTIARLDRKDLIDIGEFNVTVSVTVTCEECLQEYTVRELLDERSCNCQSQS; this comes from the coding sequence ATGACCGATATCGAGGATTCCGAGACCGACGAATCGTCATGTGGCTGTAAGCTTGGACGGGTCGCCGACAAATACGACCTATCAGGTCTCGATAACGACTTGATCGCATACTGGACCGGCGATGCTGACGAACAGCTCAGCACACGGCAACTCGCGACATATGTGAACCAGCAGATACTCTCGGCGGCACTTGCTAACGCAGATATTCCGCCGCGAGAGGGGGAAATCGAGAATACATACCGATTGCTCACGGACGACGATGTCAGCAGCGGCACACGGGTTCAGACACGAAACGAGCTGCAACGCGATGGGGTTCCAGTTGAGCAGGTCGAATCTGATTTCGTCTCTCATCAAACCGTCTACAATCATCTCACGAAATGCCTCGAGACGGAACTCGAGAAGCCAAGCGACGAGGAACAACTCGAGCGAAGCCGGGAAAAGCTCGCTGCGCTCCAAAATCGAACCGAAGCAGTGACCTCGGATACGATTGCCCGACTCGATCGAAAGGACCTCATCGATATCGGTGAGTTCAACGTTACCGTCTCCGTTACCGTGACCTGCGAGGAGTGCCTTCAAGAGTACACTGTCAGGGAGTTACTCGACGAACGATCCTGTAACTGCCAAAGCCAATCGTAA